The following proteins are co-located in the Fluviicola sp. genome:
- a CDS encoding DUF4249 domain-containing protein, producing MEFRVLIALLSLIVFLGSCTKEVKIDIPGFEEKVVIDGRIETGMPPIVLISKTQDIYSPTTLEAFLNSFQSGATVTVSDGTNTVVLDEICSDNLPPGTETMAAALFGIPEDELANYHLCAYSTFNTAIWGQVGKTYSLKVELNGEVFTSSTQIVTPTPLDSVYWKQDPGANAGYGYSWAKLSDPPGFDAYMWEVKRINMVNGNTKDPAFKATFSPVIDDEFFNGQTFDFFYENPFTWDDETVAGPDKGYYKQGDSVVIKFSKIDAAVYEFLEKKYMQLGTAGNPFASPTTIPTNIQGGAIGLWGGYSPSFDTLYCVP from the coding sequence ATGGAATTTCGAGTTTTAATTGCCTTACTTAGCCTGATTGTATTTCTTGGCAGCTGTACCAAGGAAGTAAAGATCGATATCCCCGGTTTCGAAGAAAAAGTAGTCATCGACGGACGCATCGAAACAGGAATGCCCCCGATCGTTTTGATTTCCAAAACGCAGGACATTTATTCACCTACCACTTTGGAGGCTTTTCTGAATAGTTTCCAGTCAGGAGCAACTGTTACGGTTTCAGACGGAACGAACACGGTTGTCCTGGATGAGATCTGTTCGGATAATCTTCCTCCGGGAACTGAAACCATGGCAGCGGCATTATTCGGAATTCCGGAAGATGAGTTGGCCAATTATCATTTATGCGCTTATTCTACGTTCAATACTGCTATCTGGGGACAAGTCGGGAAAACCTATTCCCTGAAAGTAGAGCTGAATGGCGAAGTATTTACTTCCAGTACTCAAATCGTTACTCCCACACCGCTGGATTCCGTTTACTGGAAACAGGATCCGGGAGCCAATGCGGGATACGGTTATTCCTGGGCAAAACTAAGCGATCCGCCGGGATTTGACGCTTACATGTGGGAAGTAAAACGCATCAATATGGTCAATGGAAACACCAAAGATCCGGCGTTTAAAGCGACATTCAGCCCGGTAATCGATGACGAGTTCTTCAACGGGCAAACCTTCGACTTCTTCTATGAGAATCCGTTTACCTGGGACGATGAAACCGTTGCTGGCCCTGATAAAGGTTATTACAAACAGGGAGATTCCGTGGTGATCAAATTCTCCAAGATCGATGCAGCGGTTTATGAGTTTTTGGAAAAGAAATACATGCAACTGGGCACGGCCGGAAATCCGTTTGCTTCACCCACGACTATTCCTACCAATATACAGGGAGGAGCAATCGGTTTGTGGGGCGGCTATTCTCCTTCGTTTGATACGTTGTATTGCGTTCCTTAA
- a CDS encoding carboxypeptidase-like regulatory domain-containing protein — protein MKSLITQFLFLLAISASWGQENATISGYIHEGSSGEPIIGGQVYVPSIRKGAVTNEFGFYSLTLPKGSYELIYRGGGLPNDTISINLTQDTTITSELGKTTTIEEVEINAKKADNVNSTKIGQIELDINQIKKLPAFLGEVDVLKTIQLLPGVSSVSEGGQGFYVRGGGPDQNLVLLDNAQVYNASHLFGFFSVFNSDAIKNVNLIKGSMPANFGGRLSSVLEVNMNEGNNKKFKVTGGLGLISSRLTLEGPIVKNKGSFIVSARRTYVDLFMKAFIKKSSAFYGSSYFFYDLNAKLNYRLGPKDKIYLSGYYGKDLFNFGNKKEDFSVKMPWGNGIAALRWNHQFSSKLFMNTTATLTDYLFSFGSEQDQFKFELKSGIRDYGGKVELSYFPNTRHSIKTGVDYLYHTFTPTSVSASQDEVVFDTGLAQKLYSHESGIYFLDEVDIASWLRVNAGVRVSMYQFTGPFTRYYKGVTGHTDSTKTYEKGDIIKSYSGFEPRISARFLLKDKSSIKAGFTYNNQYVHLASLSAVSLPTDIWYPSTDKAHPQKGWQASLGYFRNFNDNKWETSVEVYYKKMENVIEFKQGALPSDNVNDNTDNLLVYGTGWSYGAEFFIKRTFGKLTGWIGYTLAKSDRYFPDIQAAKYPAKYDRRHDLTLVGTYELNKRWTFGFSFIYASGNTLTLPNSWYFNNQDLLFNYGPRNSTRMAPYHRLDISATWYDKPTKTKIDRKTGEKIEVVKKFRQNVAFSVYNVYNRANPYFLYIDNDGNIQSNDFKISVKQVSLFPILPSVTWNFEF, from the coding sequence ATGAAATCCCTCATCACACAATTCTTATTTCTCCTTGCCATCTCTGCTTCCTGGGGACAGGAAAACGCTACGATCAGCGGCTATATTCACGAAGGAAGTTCCGGAGAACCCATCATTGGCGGACAAGTTTATGTTCCTTCTATCCGGAAAGGAGCGGTTACCAATGAATTCGGATTTTATTCCCTAACGCTCCCGAAAGGTTCCTATGAACTCATTTATCGCGGTGGCGGATTGCCGAATGACACGATATCAATCAACTTAACACAGGATACCACTATCACTTCCGAACTGGGAAAAACCACTACCATCGAGGAAGTGGAAATCAACGCCAAAAAGGCAGACAATGTCAACTCCACGAAGATCGGCCAGATCGAACTGGACATTAACCAAATCAAAAAACTGCCCGCATTTTTAGGAGAAGTCGACGTTTTGAAAACGATCCAGCTGCTCCCCGGAGTTTCATCCGTGAGCGAAGGCGGCCAGGGATTTTACGTACGCGGTGGTGGCCCAGATCAAAACCTGGTTTTACTGGACAATGCCCAGGTTTACAACGCCTCTCACCTCTTCGGATTCTTCTCGGTTTTCAATTCAGATGCCATCAAAAATGTGAACCTGATCAAAGGAAGTATGCCCGCCAATTTCGGAGGAAGGCTTTCGTCTGTATTGGAGGTTAATATGAACGAAGGAAACAACAAGAAATTCAAGGTAACCGGTGGTTTGGGATTAATTTCTTCCCGCCTGACACTGGAAGGTCCGATTGTAAAAAACAAAGGTTCGTTCATTGTTTCTGCAAGAAGAACGTATGTCGATCTGTTCATGAAGGCATTCATCAAAAAATCCAGCGCATTTTACGGATCAAGCTACTTTTTCTACGATTTGAATGCCAAGCTGAACTACCGCCTCGGGCCAAAGGATAAAATTTACCTGAGCGGGTATTACGGAAAAGACCTCTTTAATTTCGGGAATAAAAAAGAAGATTTCAGCGTCAAAATGCCCTGGGGGAACGGAATTGCCGCTTTGAGATGGAACCACCAGTTCAGCAGTAAATTGTTCATGAACACCACGGCAACACTGACGGATTACCTTTTCAGTTTCGGTTCCGAACAGGACCAGTTCAAATTTGAATTAAAGTCCGGAATCCGCGATTATGGCGGCAAAGTGGAATTATCCTATTTCCCGAACACCCGTCATTCCATCAAAACGGGTGTCGATTATTTATACCACACTTTTACACCGACCAGTGTTTCTGCTTCCCAGGATGAAGTGGTTTTCGATACCGGGTTGGCGCAGAAATTATACAGCCACGAATCCGGAATTTATTTCCTGGACGAAGTGGACATTGCTTCCTGGCTGCGTGTAAATGCAGGAGTTCGCGTGAGCATGTACCAATTCACCGGTCCGTTTACGCGCTATTACAAAGGCGTGACCGGGCATACGGATTCCACCAAAACGTATGAAAAAGGAGATATTATCAAATCCTATTCCGGGTTCGAGCCTCGGATTTCTGCACGTTTCCTGCTGAAAGACAAAAGTTCGATCAAGGCAGGTTTCACATACAACAATCAATATGTGCATCTGGCAAGTCTGAGTGCGGTTTCGCTTCCTACCGATATTTGGTACCCGAGTACTGACAAGGCGCACCCTCAAAAAGGCTGGCAGGCAAGTTTGGGTTATTTCCGGAATTTCAACGACAACAAATGGGAAACTTCCGTAGAGGTTTACTACAAAAAAATGGAGAATGTCATCGAATTCAAACAAGGAGCTTTACCTTCAGACAACGTCAATGACAACACGGATAACTTATTGGTTTACGGAACCGGATGGAGTTACGGAGCCGAATTCTTCATCAAACGCACATTCGGAAAATTAACCGGATGGATCGGTTACACGCTGGCAAAATCAGACCGCTACTTCCCGGATATCCAGGCTGCGAAATATCCTGCAAAATACGACAGAAGACACGATTTGACTTTGGTAGGAACCTACGAATTGAACAAGCGCTGGACTTTCGGGTTTTCGTTCATTTATGCATCCGGAAATACTTTAACATTGCCAAACAGCTGGTATTTCAACAACCAGGATTTGTTGTTCAATTACGGCCCGAGAAACTCCACACGAATGGCACCGTACCATCGTCTGGACATTTCAGCAACCTGGTACGACAAACCGACCAAGACGAAGATCGACCGCAAAACCGGTGAAAAAATTGAAGTCGTGAAAAAGTTCAGGCAGAACGTCGCTTTCTCTGTCTACAATGTCTACAACCGTGCGAATCCTTATTTTTTGTATATTGATAACGATGGAAATATTCAATCGAACGATTTTAAAATATCGGTCAAACAAGTATCCTTATTTCCAATTTTACCGAGTGTCACATGGAATTTCGAGTTTTAA
- a CDS encoding DUF1572 family protein: MDHEFASCFTKDLDSLAKEIALCEEETLWKVLQGVTNSIGNLTQHLIGNLNHFIGAILGETGYVRNRDAEFSERYLTKAEMITQLNATAQMLEKVLDALTEEDFKKKYPLEPYHYPMTTRHMILKLASHLGYHLGQVNYLRRIAQGSES, translated from the coding sequence ATGGATCACGAATTTGCAAGCTGTTTTACCAAAGACCTGGATTCTTTAGCAAAAGAAATAGCGCTTTGCGAGGAAGAAACTTTGTGGAAAGTCCTTCAGGGAGTTACAAACTCCATCGGAAACCTGACACAACACCTGATCGGGAACCTGAACCATTTCATCGGGGCAATTTTGGGAGAAACCGGATATGTGCGAAACCGGGATGCGGAGTTTTCGGAACGTTACCTGACTAAAGCAGAAATGATCACCCAATTGAATGCAACCGCTCAAATGCTTGAAAAAGTATTGGATGCATTGACAGAAGAAGATTTTAAAAAGAAATACCCGTTGGAGCCATACCATTACCCGATGACAACCCGTCACATGATCCTGAAGCTGGCAAGTCATTTGGGATATCATTTAGGGCAAGTGAATTATTTGCGCAGGATTGCGCAAGGTTCAGAAAGTTAA
- a CDS encoding ribonuclease Z, producing MNFEVTILGSGAALPTSYRNPTSQYVYCNDRHILIDCGEGTQVQLRKYHIHIQKINHILISHLHGDHFFGLVGLLSSLHLLGRDKGLTIYGPEELEQIIRLQLEVGGAKLGFDLHFVPLNGKEHRLLFEDKLIEIWTFPLKHRIPTNGFLIKEKPKERKLNAERFEEAGLSLTLIPKLKQGLDVQLESGEMIYAEEYTYTAKPSKSYAYCSDTIFDERIVEYVKNVNVLYHEATFLQDKLDRAQQTFHTTAQQAATIARQAEVGKLLLGHLSARYENGLKHLEEATAVFENVSVVEDGETYLI from the coding sequence ATGAATTTTGAAGTAACCATATTAGGTTCAGGTGCTGCTTTGCCCACTTCATACAGAAATCCGACTTCTCAATACGTCTATTGTAACGACCGCCACATCCTGATCGATTGCGGCGAAGGTACACAGGTACAGTTGCGAAAGTACCACATCCACATTCAGAAAATCAATCACATTCTAATTTCTCACCTGCACGGAGATCATTTCTTCGGGTTGGTCGGGCTTTTAAGTTCTCTGCATTTATTGGGAAGAGATAAGGGATTGACTATTTACGGACCGGAAGAATTGGAACAGATTATCCGCCTGCAACTGGAAGTAGGAGGCGCAAAACTGGGCTTTGATCTTCATTTTGTGCCTTTAAACGGAAAGGAACACCGCTTGCTCTTTGAGGATAAACTCATCGAGATCTGGACTTTTCCTTTGAAACACCGCATTCCAACAAATGGTTTCCTGATCAAAGAAAAGCCGAAAGAGCGAAAGCTGAATGCAGAACGGTTTGAAGAAGCCGGACTTTCCCTGACCCTCATTCCAAAACTGAAACAAGGCTTGGATGTGCAGCTGGAATCAGGAGAAATGATTTATGCGGAAGAATACACTTATACTGCAAAACCGAGTAAATCATACGCTTATTGTTCGGATACGATTTTTGATGAACGCATTGTAGAATATGTCAAAAACGTAAATGTGCTTTACCACGAAGCAACCTTTCTACAGGATAAACTGGACCGCGCCCAGCAAACATTCCACACAACGGCTCAACAAGCTGCTACAATCGCCAGACAAGCAGAAGTCGGAAAGTTATTGCTGGGACATCTCAGTGCGCGTTATGAAAATGGCTTGAAGCATTTAGAAGAAGCAACGGCGGTTTTTGAAAATGTGAGCGTGGTGGAAGACGGGGAAACGTATTTGATTTAA
- a CDS encoding 1-acyl-sn-glycerol-3-phosphate acyltransferase: MEEQEDFINVRKLIQSKNPRLIKWIPGFIIRYLERILHQKRINHFLRTHQTKNQDFCKDVLAEIGVSYSIKGIENIPKTGKCVIVMNHPLGGMDAMALVDGLRHHRTDIKFIVNDLLLNLEPLRDIFVGINKHGKTKSSSLLQVNTLFSSDQLVCVFPAGLVSRKKNGVVKDLEWKKAFVKQARINDQLIVPVHIDGELSNFFYRLANFRKFLGIKANIEMLYLADEMFRQNGKHIQFTVGKPVEAKTLDTKTSDVEWAEWFRNYVYTLN, from the coding sequence ATGGAAGAACAGGAAGATTTCATTAACGTACGGAAATTGATCCAAAGCAAGAATCCACGACTGATCAAATGGATTCCCGGGTTTATTATCCGTTATTTGGAGCGGATTCTTCACCAAAAACGGATCAATCATTTTTTGCGTACACACCAAACTAAAAACCAGGATTTTTGTAAGGATGTTTTGGCAGAGATCGGGGTTTCCTACTCTATTAAAGGCATAGAGAACATTCCGAAAACCGGGAAATGTGTGATTGTTATGAATCACCCACTCGGCGGAATGGATGCAATGGCCCTGGTAGACGGATTGCGTCATCACCGCACGGATATCAAATTCATCGTAAATGATTTGCTGCTGAACCTGGAACCTTTAAGGGATATTTTCGTCGGAATCAACAAGCATGGAAAAACAAAAAGCAGTTCTTTGCTCCAGGTAAATACCCTTTTTTCGTCGGATCAATTGGTTTGCGTATTCCCGGCCGGTTTGGTGAGCCGCAAAAAAAACGGTGTTGTAAAAGACCTGGAATGGAAAAAAGCATTCGTGAAGCAGGCCCGGATCAATGATCAACTCATTGTTCCCGTTCATATTGACGGAGAATTGTCGAACTTTTTCTACCGTTTGGCAAATTTTCGTAAATTTCTCGGAATAAAGGCAAATATTGAAATGCTTTACCTGGCTGATGAAATGTTTCGTCAAAATGGAAAACACATCCAATTTACCGTGGGGAAACCCGTGGAAGCAAAAACGTTAGATACAAAGACATCAGACGTTGAATGGGCTGAATGGTTCCGCAATTACGTCTACACATTGAACTAA
- a CDS encoding GNAT family N-acetyltransferase — translation MKPIIPPVDKEIIKKELAEVGLVRTTRKGDNEIYFVNCHTAPNIVREIGRLREVTFRFAGGGTGEELDLDEYDTDEICYNQLIVWDPEDEVIIGGYRFILCKDAIDEHGEIHLSTTHYFDFSEHFVKDYLPTTCELGRSWVQPDYQPAQNPRKGLFALDNIWDGLGALAINYPFIKYFFGKVTMYPNYNREARDFLLHFMHHYFPDTENLMVPYHPLKTEYDTTFVEEQLKGLDFKDGFKVLNSFVRKHGENVPPLVNIYMHLSPTMKTFGTAVNPDFGNVEETGILVTIADVYPDKKERHLTY, via the coding sequence ATGAAACCAATTATACCTCCTGTTGATAAGGAAATTATCAAGAAAGAACTTGCTGAAGTCGGATTGGTAAGAACAACCCGAAAAGGTGATAACGAGATTTATTTCGTAAACTGCCACACTGCTCCCAACATCGTCCGGGAAATCGGTCGTTTGCGGGAAGTAACTTTCCGTTTTGCGGGAGGTGGAACCGGTGAAGAACTGGACCTGGATGAATACGATACGGACGAAATCTGCTACAACCAGCTGATTGTCTGGGATCCGGAAGACGAAGTGATCATCGGCGGATACCGTTTCATTTTGTGTAAAGACGCTATTGATGAGCACGGGGAAATCCATCTGTCGACCACACATTATTTCGATTTTTCGGAGCATTTCGTAAAAGATTACCTCCCAACGACCTGTGAATTAGGCCGAAGCTGGGTACAACCCGATTATCAGCCGGCTCAAAATCCGCGCAAAGGCTTGTTTGCACTGGATAATATCTGGGACGGGCTCGGTGCATTGGCAATCAATTATCCGTTCATCAAATACTTCTTCGGAAAAGTGACCATGTACCCGAATTACAACCGGGAAGCACGCGATTTCCTGTTGCATTTCATGCATCATTATTTCCCGGATACGGAAAACCTGATGGTCCCTTATCATCCGTTGAAAACAGAATACGACACGACTTTCGTGGAAGAGCAATTAAAAGGACTGGATTTCAAAGACGGTTTCAAGGTATTGAATTCCTTCGTGCGCAAACATGGAGAAAATGTTCCGCCCCTGGTGAATATTTACATGCACCTTTCACCGACCATGAAAACATTCGGAACAGCCGTAAACCCCGATTTCGGGAATGTGGAAGAAACCGGTATTTTGGTAACGATTGCTGATGTTTACCCGGATAAAAAGGAACGTCATTTAACTTATTAA